tgtgtgacacatggccatgcacatgggtgtgtggtttggccgtgtatcccctgtatcttaaattttgagaaacaaaatgctttgAATTgttcacacgggcaaagacataagtgtgtgtctcagttgtgtgtgtCACACgatctggcacacgggcgtgtgacttggccgtgtgacctctgcacctaatttttgaaaattaaattgtccacacggcttagcacacaggtgtatggctggccgtgtgactcaagttagagagttacatgggtatggacatgggctgagacatggctgtatgcctcacatcgaatgcacACACAGTCTAGGACACAGGcatgccacacaggcgtgtgtcccctgcacctaagaaaaattttaaaatttcgtgaaaaattctctgaattcctgatttagtcccgacttgtttcaaATGCATAAATTGGGCCATAAGgctccatttaagggacaatatgattaaatatgattGGCTTTTGATATGAATAGTAATTGACACGAATTAATTGTTTTGTtttgtaaactccagtaatgttccttaaccctgttccagcgacgaatatggattaggggtgttacaagctttcCCTAATCTCGTGTCGAATTTTTACCTTTCTTATTTGTAGAGGTGTTAAAATATTGATTTCAGTTATTAATCGAATCAAACTAGTATTAATCGAATTGTATAATTTTTAACCAGTAATCGAATCAAATTTTTTTAACAGAAAATTAATCGAActgaaatattttggttaattcggtaaaatttatatgtttttgtcttttatttaaaacaaggataaaacatataaaaaatacattaaaattaaCCAAAATATATGTTTTTGTCTTGAAAGTTAATCAAATTAATTGGAATTTTATGTTTTGAAACACTACTTAAGTCTTGAAATTAAcacataatattaattattaagtttggttaatttgattaattatcTGATTTTGAACCGAATTAACTAATAACCGAAATTCCTAAAAACCATTAACTAACTTCTGATCGAACTAAGTTTAGCCACCAACTGATTAACCGAATTAGATAGGTTCGGTCAGTTAATTCGGTTTTAACCAAGATTTTAATACCCCTACCTATTTgatgttaaaatttattattatttttatatatttgtatttattatttattatttttataatttttatatatagtatattttataattatttttgaatatgTAAAAGAATGCCATGTGACAAAAAGAATGAGGATTTCAACTCAACTCTAATGTCAACTAAAGCTGACCTTACCTCTTCTGCTTTCGATTCTTTTCATAGTTATGATCTTTTACAAGTGTTTAagcatttttgtttttttaataagGAAAATCTTGTAGACTAAACTTAAATATGGTTTCACTTACCAAAGACTACGCTTACAAAAAGAATTGGAATCAAGAGAGTCGATGGTTGACTTCAACTGAGACGAAATCCTCAACCTAACAAAGGATTGAACCTTGACTAGATGGAGGAAAATAATTTGGCAGGCATTTATTAAACGAAAGGCACAAACTATTGCATTATCCAATTAGTATGATTCCACTCAATGACTATGCTCATGATATAGTAATGTTGTTGACTTTGTACAACAACCATGCAAACAATTACAACAAATACAATTTAGTAcctttataattataattatttaattttgatttgtGTTCTTATCCAACGAACATCCCTTGTACAATTGGTATGATCTAAATGATTGCTTTATCAATAcaaatattaaatgtaaatattATCGTAAAACATTTATAATACAATATTTTCTATATCATAACATAAAATATTAACCATGATTACATTTTCACCGTTTCGTAAAAGGAAAAGCGTATGCTAACCATAGCAACCGTATCCAACCCCACGCTTGTAGAAGTAGATAATATCTCAACAACTTTAGGACACCTTGCACAGCATTTGATAGAGAAATGTCAGAACTATTTTCCTTTATCTGCATGTCTTTGCTAAATCGGTGTCGCCCAATAGTGGGAAATATAAGTTTAGCATCAACATTTTTTCAAACAAGTAGAGAATGTAAGTTATGGTATATCCATTGATTTCATTCCCATTTGCATCAGGTGGGAAAATGACAAATTAATTTGTCAATTATATAAATTTCACCCAACACTCGTCGAAATCAATCACTCTTTTTGAGAATGTATCGCTCAATTGAAAAGCCTATCGATAAAACTATATCTTCTAGCACTATATCATTTCATTACATAAAAAATGAAGATTATAAGGCTCGGGCTTCCATTTTTCTAAACAAAGATGGCAATAAACAAAATCAATTCATTCTTTTAGGGAAGGTATCTAATACATTGATTCCTGTAGTTAGAAAGCCTAAATCATATGAAAAAACATATGTTAAGGTTTTTTATGTCGCATCGGATCAAATACATTAATTCAAATAGCTGAAAAGCTTGAACCATGTCAATAGAATCTAGACACTCATAGTGTTGGCTTGAAATTTGTGAGGAATTAAAATTCACTTCACCACTCATGCAAGTCAAGCCATAAAACtactcttttttaaaaaaaaaaattatttagagGAAAATATAGCAACAATTATGTTTTTAGAAATATTTGATTTAGTTTAATATTTGATTCAAgtgatatcaatttaataattgaatttatcagattttttatttttaaagcatTTCAGGCAAATAATAGTATACATAAGCATAATTATGTCATTTAATTTTTCGTATATTATTTTTTCTATAAAAATCATCTACTTTCTATGAAAAACAttctttaaacaaaaaaaaaaaaaaaaagaagaagaagaagaaaagggtaAACTATTAGAATAGCTATTTTGTTTGCCttaggttatattttagtcacttatgtttgaaatgttacattttagttacttacgtTATTGTGTTGTAACATTTTTATCACCAAGTCATTAATTGCCATTAACGCTGTAATGGTATGCTGAAGTggcatgttaaatcatcattttagacaaaaattttaggttaaattctacaattggtccttatattttttcattttgagcaatttaatttttttcttttatgttcttttaactttctttctatttttttcttttttcttttccattctcttctgcttctccctctgttttcctcccttctttatttcttttaacgtagtttttttatattttttatttgttaaaactagtccacaAGCTCGCTTcacaagaaaaaattaaattattttaaaaaattaaagtataaggactagttttaacaaattgAAAACATAGAAAACTACtttaaaagaaatagagaaggaagaaaaacataggaagaagaaaaggggaatggaaaataaaggaaaaaaaaagaaagttaaaagaacataaaataaacaaaattaaattgttcaaaacaaAAAAGATATGGGGACCgattgtataaattaacctaaaatgtttatttgaaatgatgatttaacgtgccatgTCAGCTTACTGTTACATTATTAACGACAATTaacggctcagtgactaaaatgtcacaacacgataacgtaagtgactaaaatgtaatatttcaaacataagtgactaaaacgtaacttgaggtaaacaaaagtaactattttGAAATTTACCCAAAATAAAACCATTCTCTTCAAAAGCTACTacctttataaaaatattttccttttaaaataCCATGGaaagatatatatattttaaaaagaataatgtattatataattttttacctaaataattgatgtatacataatttaatttaaataaaagtcATAATGATTTTTTGTACTCCAAATttaaaaaatgttattttaacctttttttaaaatattacttttagctattaaatttaagtttttgtCAAACTAttctaaaataaatgaaaaagttaaatatttttttaactttgttGACGCTACATACACATGAATTGTCACATGGATGAcatgttaatttttttatctattttgaagTGATTTAAAAAAAAACGTAAGTTTAAAAATTAGAAGAGACGAAAAATGAAATGATtgactaaaatgattttttttttaaagttgaagGGACAAAAGATAGATTATGCCTAAATAAAAATACTGCTTGTATTTCTACTCTAGTTTCCCCTTTATATATACCTCATCCTCCCTCCTCCCCCTGCCCTTTAAAACTCACTGTTCCCAAAAGTAACGAAAGATttcagaaaaaagaaaaagaacaacaaATTCTCAGAGTACATCACCTAGTGATATATGGTACTATCCCTCACAATGAACTCGTGTTAGCCTTGGAAGTCGTATAGTGAACCTGcctaatccttcttcatcttaaaCACTATTCTTTGATTTTGATCTTTCACTTCCCTTTGTTGTTtgattttggcttattttgagATTTTGACATGAATAGAGCATTAGCAGAGACATTGACAGTGCTGGATAGACAAAGAGCACGCGTGAAATGGCAACAAGAAAGCTATTTCAGCGAATTAAGTGGGGTGTTTTCGAACCAAACCAGCACCCATGTTCATGGCTTTCAGGGTGATTTAATAAGCGATGAGTCGGTGTTGGATGACTTGGTGATGACTCGGCAAGTGAAGCCTGACCCTCACTTAGAGACATCCTGGCCTGAGTTGGGGAAGGTTGACATGGCTGGCATGGGGTTTGGGCCATGCGGCTACAGTAATGGACCGAGTTTTGATATGAATTACGCCATTTCTAGGACTTTTAGCTGCCCTCCAGCTGTGGCGGCGACTATAGCCAAAGAGGCGACGGAGGTCAAGGGCAAAGAGTCGATTGTCTGTGAGAACATGGGTTCAGCCGTTGCAAGAGAAAGCTCCAAGAAAAGGAAAGCTGACAAGTTGCATAACTTAAAGGTTCATGTTCTGTTGTGTCTACACCTCTCTTGTTTTATACAAAATGTTCTGTTTTGGGATCTTGTCTCTTGTGCCAAAGAACCAAACTTTGGCAAAAACCAGGCCAAAAATCATTAAATGGAGTTGGTATTTTTTGATATGTGTGTAGGTTGCTGCGGATGATGACTCTAAGAAGACCAAAGCCTGTGGAGAAGAAGGGGAAGAGTCAAAAATTACAAGACCACCCAACACCAACAAAAGCAGCACCAAGCAGGAACCTTCTGCTGATACCTCCAAGGAGAATTCAAAGCTCACTGAGGTTCAAAAGCCCGATTATATTCACGTCAGGGCACGTCGTGGCCAAGCCACTGATAGCCATAGCTTAGCTGAGAGAGTGAGTAGGAAAtttgtgtgtgtgtatatatgtttCTATGTTTTGAATACAGAATGATGTCTTAAATGGTTTGGTTTATGTTTTCATTTTGTAGGTTAGAAGGGAAAAGATCAGTGAAAGAATGAAATATCTGCAAGATTTAGTTCCGGGGTGTAATAAAATCACTGGGAAAGCTGGAATGCTTGATGAAATAATCAATTATGTTCAATCTCTTCAACGACAAGTTGAGGTAAAAACCTTTACAATCTTCATTTTCttcatatattttgtgtcatCCAGTGTCTTAATTGTTCATAATCTGCAGTTCCTATCCATGAAACTAGCTGCTGTAAATCCAAGGCTTGATTTCGACATTGACAATCTTTTTGCCAAAGATGTAAGGCAAAATCTAGAATATTTCTCTTTTTTAATTCATTAttgttaatttatttttgttcCTAATGTTTGAATTGTTTGTTCTCAACAGGTATTTCCTCCTTGTATGACTAATTTCCCTACGGTTGGGATATCATCAGAAATGGCAAATCCTTCTTATCTTCACTTCAACCCAGTTCAACAAGTGGTTGCTTGTTCTGGAGTTGAAATGGGATTGAACTCTCCCGACATTGCGCTTCGGAGAACCATTAGTGCTCCCGAATCGACAATCCTGGACGCATCATTTCTGGATACATCCTGTTTCACTGTAATTTCCTGATTGCCTCCATTTTACTCTTTTCTTTCACACTAGTGTTCGCCATCTTTCTCATTATAGAACAACACTCGGCAATGCAGCAAATTCAGCCCTCACCAACATGGGACGTTGAATTGCAAAACGTTTACAATGTGGCATTCGAACATGGAAGATCAACAACACCCTTCCCATCTCAACCATTTGCAGGTGCATAAAACGCTAACATGTCCTTGATGATTTTTCAGTGCAGAAGTTTTGACTACATTTGATAGATGCATAAGTGAACCCCACAGTTGTTAAATGACTTTTTTTCGCTAAGTAAGAGCAGTTGCctatatatgcatatgatttaAATGAAGAAAGTTACTTTTATAGAAGCTTTCTATCATTTTcacaataataaattatattcaaTGAGCACTGTATCCCATTTGCTTGTTCATATAGGTAAGAGTAAACAACATTTTGACCCGACGTCTTCATTTTCCTTGAAGCATACGTATTGTGATGTATTTTGGACATTGATATAAAGATATAACCCTCCAAATATgtgttgaaatttttttttaacatatACTCGAGTCCGAGTAACATAGTTTTGATCTACTAAATGTGCATCTACTGTTACACCACATGGCTTGGAAAGGCAAAATTGGGGGCCCTGTGTCAAGCTAAACATACAATTAGAACTATCATATCATTGTCTTAAATAAAGGAGAAACATAATAGTGTTTTTTTGCATTTTATGTTGGATATTTGTAAGGATTGAACTGGCAAGCATGAAAAGATAGGAGTAGGTCCTCTAGAGATGTGAATCAAAGCATACAAACCTTATCTGATCCATCTTAATTTGATAGC
This window of the Gossypium arboreum isolate Shixiya-1 chromosome 12, ASM2569848v2, whole genome shotgun sequence genome carries:
- the LOC108477225 gene encoding transcription factor HBI1-like isoform X2; protein product: MNRALAETLTVLDRQRARVKWQQESYFSELSGVFSNQTSTHVHGFQGDLISDESVLDDLVMTRQVKPDPHLETSWPELGKVDMAGMGFGPCGYSNGPSFDMNYAISRTFSCPPAVAATIAKEATEVKGKESIVCENMGSAVARESSKKRKADKLHNLKVAADDDSKKTKACGEEGEESKITRPPNTNKSSTKQEPSADTSKENSKLTEVQKPDYIHVRARRGQATDSHSLAERVRREKISERMKYLQDLVPGCNKITGKAGMLDEIINYVQSLQRQVEFLSMKLAAVNPRLDFDIDNLFAKDVFPPCMTNFPTVGISSEMANPSYLHFNPVQQVVACSGVEMGLNSPDIALRRTISAPESTILDASFLDTSCFTQIQPSPTWDVELQNVYNVAFEHGRSTTPFPSQPFAGSIEASHLKMEM
- the LOC108477225 gene encoding transcription factor HBI1-like isoform X1, with the translated sequence MNRALAETLTVLDRQRARVKWQQESYFSELSGVFSNQTSTHVHGFQGDLISDESVLDDLVMTRQVKPDPHLETSWPELGKVDMAGMGFGPCGYSNGPSFDMNYAISRTFSCPPAVAATIAKEATEVKGKESIVCENMGSAVARESSKKRKADKLHNLKVAADDDSKKTKACGEEGEESKITRPPNTNKSSTKQEPSADTSKENSKLTEVQKPDYIHVRARRGQATDSHSLAERVRREKISERMKYLQDLVPGCNKITGKAGMLDEIINYVQSLQRQVEFLSMKLAAVNPRLDFDIDNLFAKDVFPPCMTNFPTVGISSEMANPSYLHFNPVQQVVACSGVEMGLNSPDIALRRTISAPESTILDASFLDTSCFTQIQPSPTWDVELQNVYNVAFEHGRSTTPFPSQPFAAAGSIEASHLKMEM